From the genome of Streptomyces sp. NBC_01116, one region includes:
- the ligA gene encoding NAD-dependent DNA ligase LigA — translation MVAMTNSAAVLADAAAYAAAVEEASLAAAAYYASGESALDDDAYDRLARGIAAYEADHPEEVLADSPTGKVAGGAAVGDVPHTVPMLSLDNVFSAEQFVTWTASLERRLGRPVTAWSVEPKLDGLAVAARYRDGRFERLITRGDGTAGEDVSHAAGAVVGLPERLAAPVTIEVRGEILMTNEQFEQANAIRTEHGGAPFANPRNGAAGTLRAKDRAYRVETTFFAYGALPLPDSGELAATLAELPHSEVLAYVAGLGVHTAAGTDVAPLRASTAEEVQARVDGIGTLRASLPFGIDGIVIKADLAADQREAGSGTRAPRWAIAYKLPAVEKITRLLAVEWNVGRTGIIAPRAVLEPVEIDGSTVGYATLHNPADITRRDLRLGDQVMVYKAGDIIPRIEAPVVHLRTGDETPINFPENCPQCGSGIDTSEQRWRCTRGRDCRLVASVSYAAGRDQLDIEGLGSTRVVQLVDAGLVADFADLFTLEREQLLALDRMGETSTDNLLAAIETARTRPLSRVFCALGVRGTGRSMSRRIARYFATMDRIVAADSETLQRVDGIGKEKAAAVVAELVELAPLIGKLVAAGVSMTEPGATPPPEPGAEEETAATAGAGPEAGGDAGSTLPLAGMTVVVTGAMSGALEKLSRNQMNELIERAGGKSSSSVSKRTSLLVAGEKAGSKRTKAEDLGVRIAVPEEFAELVGSFLAAGESA, via the coding sequence ATGGTGGCCATGACGAACTCAGCTGCTGTGCTCGCCGATGCCGCCGCCTATGCCGCCGCGGTGGAAGAGGCCTCCCTCGCCGCCGCCGCGTACTACGCCTCGGGCGAGAGCGCGCTGGACGACGACGCCTACGACCGGCTGGCCCGCGGCATAGCCGCGTACGAGGCGGACCACCCGGAGGAGGTGCTCGCCGACTCGCCGACGGGCAAGGTCGCGGGCGGGGCCGCCGTCGGGGACGTGCCGCACACGGTGCCCATGCTCTCGTTGGACAACGTGTTCTCGGCGGAGCAGTTCGTGACCTGGACCGCGTCCCTGGAGCGACGGCTCGGCAGGCCGGTGACCGCGTGGAGCGTGGAGCCGAAGCTCGACGGCCTGGCGGTCGCGGCGCGCTATCGGGACGGCCGGTTCGAGCGCCTCATAACGCGGGGCGACGGCACGGCGGGCGAGGACGTCTCGCACGCGGCGGGCGCCGTCGTCGGCCTCCCGGAGCGGCTGGCCGCCCCGGTCACCATCGAGGTGCGCGGCGAGATCCTCATGACGAACGAGCAGTTCGAACAGGCCAACGCGATCCGTACGGAACACGGCGGCGCCCCCTTCGCCAACCCGCGCAACGGGGCGGCGGGCACCCTGCGCGCCAAGGACCGCGCCTACCGGGTGGAGACGACCTTCTTCGCCTACGGCGCGCTGCCGCTGCCCGATTCCGGAGAGCTCGCCGCGACCCTAGCCGAACTGCCCCACAGCGAGGTCCTGGCGTACGTCGCCGGCCTCGGCGTGCACACGGCCGCGGGCACCGACGTCGCGCCGCTCCGGGCCAGCACGGCCGAGGAGGTCCAGGCGCGGGTCGACGGGATAGGCACCCTGCGCGCCTCGCTGCCGTTCGGCATCGACGGGATCGTGATCAAGGCCGATCTGGCGGCCGACCAGCGTGAGGCCGGCTCCGGCACCCGCGCGCCCCGCTGGGCCATCGCCTACAAGCTGCCCGCCGTGGAGAAGATCACCCGCCTGCTGGCCGTCGAGTGGAACGTCGGGCGCACGGGCATCATCGCGCCGCGCGCCGTCCTGGAACCCGTGGAGATCGACGGCTCCACCGTCGGTTACGCCACCCTCCACAACCCGGCCGACATCACCCGCCGCGACCTGCGGCTGGGGGACCAGGTCATGGTCTACAAGGCCGGCGACATCATCCCGCGCATCGAGGCCCCGGTGGTGCACCTGCGCACCGGCGACGAGACGCCCATCAACTTCCCCGAGAACTGCCCGCAGTGCGGCTCGGGCATCGACACGAGCGAGCAGCGCTGGCGCTGCACCCGGGGCCGTGACTGCCGTCTGGTCGCCTCCGTCTCGTATGCGGCGGGGCGCGACCAGCTCGACATCGAGGGCCTCGGCTCCACACGGGTCGTCCAGCTCGTCGACGCGGGCCTCGTCGCGGACTTCGCGGACCTGTTCACGCTGGAGCGGGAGCAGTTGCTGGCTCTCGACCGGATGGGCGAGACCTCCACGGACAACCTCCTGGCGGCCATCGAGACCGCCCGGACCCGGCCGCTGTCCCGGGTCTTCTGCGCCTTGGGCGTACGGGGCACGGGGCGCTCCATGTCGCGTCGCATCGCACGGTACTTCGCGACGATGGACCGGATCGTCGCCGCTGACTCGGAGACGCTCCAGCGGGTCGACGGCATCGGCAAGGAGAAGGCGGCCGCGGTGGTCGCCGAGCTGGTGGAGCTGGCACCGCTGATCGGCAAGCTCGTCGCGGCCGGGGTGTCCATGACGGAGCCGGGAGCCACCCCGCCCCCGGAGCCCGGGGCGGAGGAGGAGACGGCCGCGACGGCGGGCGCGGGCCCGGAGGCCGGTGGCGACGCCGGCTCCACGCTGCCCCTGGCGGGAATGACCGTGGTGGTCACGGGCGCGATGTCCGGAGCGCTGGAGAAGCTGTCGCGCAACCAGATGAACGAGCTGATCGAGCGGGCGGGCGGCAAGTCGTCCTCCAGCGTCTCCAAGCGCACGAGTCTGCTGGTGGCCGGGGAGAAGGCCGGATCCAAGCGCACCAAGGCGGAGGACCTGGGGGTCCGGATCGCGGTGCCGGAGGAGTTCGCGGAGCTGGTCGGCTCCTTCCTGGCGGCGGGGGAGAGTGCCTGA
- a CDS encoding MBL fold metallo-hydrolase, whose protein sequence is MEITWWGHATCTIEDSGVRVLTDPLFVRRFAHLRRRRGEVPPPQAAVAEVVLVSHLHSDHLHLPSLARLAPGSRLVVPSGAQAAVPGLRALRRMRQLHVTEVEPGDTVRVGEVRVRAVPALHDGRRLPVGPHRAPALGYVVEGEARTYFAGDTGLFDGMSDAVGPVDVALLPVGGWGPYLGHGHLDAARAAEALTRLAPRSAVPVHYGTYWPIGLDGVRPHEFHAPGDEFVRHAAKRAPEVTVHLLGHGDRVRPEAGP, encoded by the coding sequence GTGGAGATCACCTGGTGGGGTCATGCCACCTGCACGATCGAGGACTCGGGGGTGCGGGTGTTGACCGACCCCCTGTTCGTACGGCGCTTCGCGCATCTGCGCCGCCGCCGGGGCGAGGTGCCGCCGCCGCAGGCCGCGGTCGCCGAGGTGGTGCTGGTCTCCCACCTGCACTCCGACCACCTGCATCTGCCGTCGCTGGCCCGGCTGGCGCCCGGCAGCCGGCTGGTCGTGCCCAGCGGCGCGCAGGCCGCGGTGCCGGGTCTGCGGGCGCTGCGGCGGATGCGGCAGCTGCACGTCACCGAGGTGGAACCGGGCGACACGGTGCGGGTCGGCGAGGTGCGGGTGCGAGCGGTGCCCGCCCTGCACGACGGGCGGCGGCTGCCGGTCGGGCCGCACCGCGCGCCGGCGCTCGGCTATGTGGTCGAGGGCGAGGCCCGGACGTACTTCGCCGGGGACACCGGTCTCTTCGACGGGATGTCCGACGCGGTGGGACCGGTGGACGTGGCCCTGCTGCCGGTGGGCGGCTGGGGCCCCTACCTGGGGCACGGCCATCTGGACGCGGCCCGCGCCGCCGAGGCGCTGACCCGCCTCGCGCCGAGGTCCGCGGTGCCGGTGCACTACGGCACCTACTGGCCGATCGGCCTGGACGGGGTGCGCCCGCACGAGTTCCATGCGCCGGGCGACGAGTTCGTGCGGCACGCGGCGAAGCGGGCGCCCGAGGTGACCGTACATCTGCTGGGGCACGGCGACCGCGTCAGACCGGAGGCCGGCCCGTGA
- a CDS encoding aminotransferase class I/II-fold pyridoxal phosphate-dependent enzyme yields MHGTEGHAPAHEDHGPVRYGPPAPDPGLPVLPELAAVLAAASARTRPEPPGGGPALREAARGYWDRRGLHGTAGGIAAAPGAQPLLLALIGAHGGDVLMPRPCPASWMPQARLLGRPAYHVPTPAECGGVPDPYALLETVRRVRAEGGRPKLLLLSVVDDPTATVAPPELVHEACEAAVGEGLHIISDETWRDTVHRTRDTVLLSPAEMCPDDVTVIADLSGALVPAAWPVAVARFPDTARAAVRHARTLDILTALGALVAAPVAHAAAHALREPEPVRDRIRRAAALQAEVAAAAHRAVLGSGALARPPQAGRHLYADLGPLRSRLADLGVTDSMELEEYLTDRLGAPAPGGHRFGDELGALRVRLGTGPLLGATPQQQTESLTAARPLELAHVARALDGFAAVFGALR; encoded by the coding sequence ATGCACGGGACCGAGGGCCACGCACCCGCGCACGAGGACCACGGCCCCGTCCGCTACGGGCCGCCCGCCCCCGACCCCGGCCTCCCGGTCCTGCCCGAACTGGCCGCCGTCCTCGCCGCCGCCTCCGCCCGGACCCGCCCGGAACCCCCCGGCGGAGGGCCCGCCCTGCGCGAGGCGGCCCGCGGCTACTGGGACCGGCGCGGGCTGCACGGCACGGCGGGCGGCATCGCCGCCGCCCCCGGCGCCCAGCCGCTCCTCCTGGCCCTGATCGGCGCACACGGCGGGGACGTCCTCATGCCGCGCCCCTGCCCGGCCTCCTGGATGCCGCAGGCCCGCCTGCTGGGGCGTCCCGCCTACCACGTGCCGACCCCGGCCGAATGCGGCGGCGTGCCCGACCCGTACGCCCTGCTGGAGACCGTCCGCCGGGTCCGGGCGGAGGGCGGCCGGCCGAAACTGCTGCTGCTGTCCGTCGTGGACGACCCCACGGCCACCGTCGCCCCGCCCGAACTGGTCCACGAGGCGTGCGAGGCGGCGGTCGGCGAAGGGCTGCACATCATCAGCGACGAGACCTGGCGCGACACCGTGCACCGCACCCGCGACACCGTCCTGCTCAGCCCCGCCGAGATGTGCCCGGACGACGTCACGGTCATCGCCGACCTGTCCGGAGCCCTCGTACCGGCCGCCTGGCCGGTCGCCGTCGCCCGCTTCCCGGACACCGCGCGGGCCGCCGTCCGGCACGCCCGCACCCTGGACATCCTCACCGCGCTCGGCGCCCTCGTCGCGGCTCCGGTCGCCCACGCGGCCGCCCACGCGCTGAGGGAGCCGGAGCCCGTACGCGACCGGATCCGGCGGGCCGCGGCGCTCCAGGCCGAGGTCGCCGCCGCCGCCCACCGTGCGGTCCTGGGCTCCGGCGCGCTGGCCCGCCCCCCGCAGGCGGGCCGACACCTCTACGCCGACCTGGGCCCGCTGCGCTCCCGGCTGGCGGACCTGGGCGTGACGGACTCCATGGAGCTGGAGGAGTACCTCACCGACCGGCTCGGCGCACCGGCCCCGGGCGGGCACCGCTTCGGGGACGAGCTGGGCGCCCTGCGCGTACGCCTGGGCACCGGACCACTGCTGGGGGCCACCCCGCAGCAGCAGACGGAGTCCCTCACCGCCGCGAGGCCCCTGGAGCTCGCCCACGTGGCGCGGGCGCTGGACGGTTTCGCCGCGGTGTTCGGCGCGCTGCGCTGA
- a CDS encoding rod shape-determining protein has translation MPGRGLVLDPFPGAGLHAGEERPVRRGRIVDPESCGRLLGRIADAALGPDRSDSVIVLSHPVLAGAEHRTAARALLAGLGTTRVLVLSSARAAAAYAGPRDAGPLLVVDMGAELTEVTLLVNGLVADARQAESGLDDLDPAKLPEVLVRTVLDMITSMWRHDRHGAIRGALRKGPVLAGGGALRADVTDRIAHRLGTRVRLADDPSTTVVRGAGQILSSVLRHRTASPDHPGRPR, from the coding sequence GTGCCCGGCCGGGGGCTGGTCCTCGATCCGTTCCCCGGGGCCGGTCTGCACGCGGGCGAGGAGCGGCCGGTCCGGCGAGGGCGCATCGTCGACCCCGAATCCTGCGGCCGGCTGCTCGGCCGTATCGCGGACGCGGCCCTGGGCCCCGACCGCAGCGACAGCGTGATCGTGCTCAGCCACCCGGTGCTCGCCGGGGCCGAACACCGCACCGCCGCGCGCGCTCTGCTCGCCGGGCTCGGGACGACGCGCGTCCTGGTCCTCAGCAGCGCCCGCGCCGCCGCCGCGTACGCCGGGCCGAGGGACGCGGGACCTCTCCTCGTCGTCGACATGGGAGCCGAGCTGACCGAGGTCACGCTCCTCGTCAACGGACTGGTCGCCGACGCCCGGCAGGCCGAGAGCGGACTCGACGACCTCGACCCGGCGAAGCTGCCGGAGGTCCTCGTCCGTACCGTGCTCGACATGATCACGTCCATGTGGCGGCACGACCGGCACGGCGCGATCCGCGGAGCCCTGCGCAAGGGGCCGGTGCTCGCGGGCGGCGGCGCGCTGCGAGCCGACGTCACCGATCGCATCGCCCACCGCCTCGGCACCCGGGTGCGCCTGGCCGACGACCCGTCGACCACGGTCGTCCGCGGCGCCGGACAGATCCTCAGCTCCGTGCTCCGGCACCGGACGGCGTCACCCGACCATCCCGGCCGACCGAGGTGA
- a CDS encoding DUF1996 domain-containing protein yields the protein MLFRHRRDPDHRRQRSLPPWRYRIAGLAAAALALSLLQANAGNAAAEWAAPEAAPKAAADVVRVAEFLAECPYTHRAPDDPIVFPGLPGASHMHSFFGNDTTHAGSDLASLERGRTSCAPETDLSSYWVPTLYDGDKEVEPTGTTFYYLGEGVSDDVIRRIEPFPKGLRVVAGNAKATGPQDNTIARWSCLHAGEVNPSQNFVNCPPGTMMESYLDFPQCWNGTDLDSADHKSHMAYPVAGGCPSTHPVPVPKLRQVLRYPVNGDPARFRLASGPGYTMHGDFFNVWPEEEMAQRVRDCINAIVKCGFDARP from the coding sequence GTGCTCTTCCGCCATCGACGCGACCCCGACCACCGCCGCCAACGATCCCTGCCGCCCTGGCGGTACCGCATCGCCGGACTCGCCGCGGCTGCCCTCGCCCTCTCCCTCCTCCAGGCCAACGCGGGCAACGCGGCGGCCGAGTGGGCCGCCCCCGAAGCCGCGCCGAAGGCCGCCGCCGACGTGGTGCGGGTGGCCGAGTTCCTCGCGGAATGCCCGTACACCCATCGGGCCCCCGACGACCCGATCGTCTTCCCCGGGCTGCCGGGCGCCTCCCACATGCACAGCTTCTTCGGCAACGACACCACGCACGCCGGTTCCGATCTGGCCTCACTGGAGCGGGGCCGTACGTCGTGCGCCCCCGAGACCGACCTGTCGTCCTACTGGGTGCCCACCCTCTACGACGGCGACAAGGAGGTGGAGCCCACCGGGACCACGTTCTACTACCTGGGCGAAGGCGTGAGCGACGACGTCATCCGTCGGATCGAGCCCTTCCCCAAGGGCCTGCGCGTCGTGGCGGGCAACGCGAAGGCGACCGGCCCGCAGGACAACACGATCGCCCGCTGGTCGTGCCTGCACGCCGGTGAGGTGAATCCCTCGCAGAACTTCGTGAACTGTCCGCCCGGCACCATGATGGAGTCCTACCTGGACTTCCCGCAGTGCTGGAACGGCACGGACCTCGACTCGGCCGACCACAAGAGCCACATGGCCTACCCGGTGGCCGGAGGCTGCCCGTCCACCCACCCGGTGCCGGTGCCCAAGCTCCGGCAGGTACTGCGTTATCCGGTGAACGGCGACCCCGCCCGCTTCCGGCTGGCGTCCGGCCCCGGCTACACGATGCACGGCGACTTCTTCAACGTCTGGCCGGAGGAGGAGATGGCGCAGCGCGTCCGCGACTGCATCAACGCGATCGTGAAGTGCGGTTTCGACGCCCGACCCTGA
- a CDS encoding DedA family protein → MIQEIQQVVRELPTESTQQAVGYPTLFALVALGSLVPVVPTGALVSSAAVVAFHQTSPLTLLFVFLTASAAAFLGDVCLYWLGQRGVRSKNGSKWLEAITRRAAPERLAQAQEKLAEHGGTVLVLSRLVPAGRIPVMLACLLGRMPLRQFARGDVPACLAWAATYQLIGILGGSLFPEPWQGVVAAVALTLLISGAPAVWRRLRSRFGHGTGDATG, encoded by the coding sequence GTGATCCAGGAGATCCAGCAGGTGGTGCGGGAGCTGCCCACCGAGTCGACCCAGCAGGCGGTCGGCTATCCGACGCTCTTCGCCCTGGTGGCGCTGGGGTCCCTGGTGCCCGTGGTGCCGACGGGCGCGCTGGTGAGTTCGGCGGCGGTGGTGGCCTTCCACCAGACGTCGCCGCTCACCCTTCTCTTCGTGTTCCTGACGGCGTCGGCCGCCGCGTTCCTCGGGGACGTCTGCCTGTACTGGCTGGGACAGCGCGGGGTCCGGTCGAAGAACGGCTCGAAGTGGCTGGAGGCGATCACCCGCCGGGCCGCGCCGGAGCGGCTGGCCCAGGCGCAGGAGAAGCTGGCCGAGCACGGCGGGACGGTGCTGGTGCTGTCCCGTCTGGTGCCGGCCGGGCGGATCCCGGTGATGCTGGCGTGTCTGCTGGGCAGAATGCCCTTGCGGCAGTTCGCCCGGGGCGATGTTCCGGCCTGCCTCGCCTGGGCGGCGACCTACCAGCTGATCGGCATCCTGGGCGGTTCGCTGTTCCCGGAGCCGTGGCAGGGCGTGGTCGCGGCGGTCGCCCTGACGCTGCTGATCAGCGGGGCTCCGGCGGTGTGGCGCAGGCTGCGGTCGCGGTTCGGCCACGGAACCGGCGACGCGACGGGCTGA
- a CDS encoding DUF305 domain-containing protein, with product MNYPPLHRASALGLLAALGLGGAAGCSSAAGPAPRTAEVRESAPGLSPTPSGTASATPTDAGWVQLMAPMNQQAVKLLTLAAERAAEPRVRAFAVRLRTGHETELGRLRTLLGRMGLPLTDVHAGHDMPGMVTGQDLETARAAEGTAFDRFVLARIGDHLRQSAQVSRSEITAGGRADARRLARALVTAREAFLAELERLPGAVRALG from the coding sequence ATGAACTACCCGCCGCTCCACCGGGCGTCCGCCCTCGGCCTGTTGGCCGCGCTGGGTCTCGGCGGAGCGGCAGGCTGCTCGTCGGCGGCGGGTCCCGCGCCCCGTACCGCGGAGGTACGGGAGTCCGCTCCGGGCCTCTCCCCCACGCCCTCCGGCACCGCGTCCGCCACCCCGACCGACGCCGGCTGGGTCCAGCTGATGGCCCCCATGAACCAGCAGGCGGTGAAGCTCCTGACGCTCGCCGCCGAGCGGGCCGCCGAACCGCGGGTGCGCGCCTTCGCGGTGCGACTGCGCACCGGACACGAGACCGAACTCGGCCGACTGCGAACCCTGTTGGGCCGCATGGGGCTGCCGCTCACCGATGTGCACGCGGGGCACGACATGCCCGGCATGGTGACCGGACAGGACCTGGAGACCGCCCGCGCAGCCGAAGGAACCGCGTTCGACCGGTTCGTCCTCGCGCGGATCGGGGACCACCTGCGCCAGTCCGCACAGGTCTCGCGTTCCGAGATCACCGCGGGCGGCCGGGCGGACGCCCGCCGACTGGCCCGCGCCCTCGTGACGGCGCGCGAGGCCTTCCTCGCCGAGCTGGAACGGCTGCCGGGCGCGGTGCGGGCCCTCGGCTGA
- a CDS encoding alkaline phosphatase family protein, producing MGDGKWRTAGRALLRVTAVWAVSTLTMLALAGALPDFQLEADDGDTITKTAFTAAWGAGAFGLLSALVWPVLVRALLIVPALVLGALVFFLNGSLLLIALRLIPDGRGDANPETAVVVAAVMSAVASATSTALAVRDDEAYRRRLSRLADRRRRRGRPPGPPEPGRDGPPGTVFLQLDGVGHDVLVKAAADGLMPTVAGWLADSSGHRLTPWRTDWSSQTGASQLGILHGSNHDVPAFRWYEKETRTVMVSSRPASALEMQRRAIARTRDGGLLTIDGASRGNLFSGGAGQLALVLSMAARRGKGRRSRAGYFAYFSDPANATRTALSFVAEVLREIGQSTRARARKVTPRIKRGGLYPFIRAFATVVERDVVAAAVLGDMFAGRTAVYADLVAYDEVAHHSGPHSRDAEKVLVRLDRSLALIAKIADHTPRAYRIVLLSDHGQSPGETFAGKYGLTLKDLVRAGCGLPVPRRAQRTRSASEARDAVRIALHRPVEGQEAEHPAKLSDPIVLASGNLGLISFPDIGGRASREQIERRHPALLSTLANHPGVGFLLVRCGEHGSVVLGPGGAKTPVADLTDDEGPLAGFGVGAAAAVQRTDTFPHVADIMVNSMYDPATGTVHAFEEQVGSHGGLGGEQSRPFLLWPRGLTDPLDIVAAETAEGAPVPPGGGLVGAEAVHRVLTRWLQESSGPQVPVRSEGFGGAGLADEPFPDGAPVREAPGTTA from the coding sequence GTGGGTGACGGGAAATGGCGTACGGCGGGCAGAGCCCTGCTGCGGGTGACCGCGGTCTGGGCGGTGTCCACCCTCACCATGCTCGCCCTGGCCGGAGCCCTGCCCGACTTCCAGCTGGAGGCCGACGACGGCGACACCATCACCAAGACGGCCTTCACCGCCGCCTGGGGCGCGGGCGCCTTCGGCCTCCTGTCGGCCCTGGTCTGGCCCGTCCTCGTGCGGGCCCTGCTCATCGTGCCCGCGCTCGTCCTGGGCGCCCTGGTCTTCTTCCTCAACGGCTCGCTGCTGCTGATAGCGCTGCGCCTCATCCCGGACGGGCGCGGCGACGCCAACCCGGAGACGGCGGTCGTCGTCGCCGCCGTGATGTCCGCCGTGGCCTCCGCCACCTCCACCGCCCTCGCCGTCCGCGACGACGAGGCCTACCGCCGCCGGCTGTCCCGGCTCGCCGACCGGCGCCGCCGACGCGGCCGCCCCCCGGGACCGCCGGAACCGGGCCGCGACGGTCCGCCCGGCACCGTCTTCCTCCAGCTCGACGGAGTCGGCCACGACGTCCTGGTGAAGGCCGCGGCCGACGGGCTCATGCCCACCGTCGCCGGCTGGCTCGCCGACTCCTCAGGACACCGGCTCACCCCCTGGCGCACCGACTGGTCCAGCCAGACCGGCGCCAGCCAGCTCGGCATCCTGCACGGCAGCAACCACGACGTGCCCGCGTTCCGCTGGTACGAGAAGGAGACCCGCACCGTCATGGTCTCCAGCCGTCCCGCGAGCGCCCTCGAAATGCAGCGCCGCGCCATCGCGCGCACCCGCGACGGCGGTCTGCTGACCATCGACGGCGCGAGCCGGGGCAACCTGTTCAGCGGAGGAGCCGGACAGCTGGCCCTGGTGCTCTCCATGGCCGCCCGTCGCGGCAAGGGCCGCCGCTCCCGCGCCGGATACTTCGCCTACTTCTCCGACCCGGCCAACGCCACCCGTACGGCCCTCTCCTTCGTCGCCGAGGTCCTCCGCGAGATCGGCCAGTCGACCCGGGCCCGCGCCCGGAAGGTCACACCGCGGATCAAGCGCGGCGGGCTCTACCCCTTCATCCGCGCCTTCGCCACCGTCGTGGAGCGCGACGTGGTCGCCGCCGCCGTTCTCGGCGACATGTTCGCCGGACGCACCGCCGTCTACGCCGACCTCGTCGCCTACGACGAGGTCGCCCACCACTCGGGGCCCCACAGCCGCGACGCGGAGAAGGTCCTCGTACGCCTCGACCGCTCCCTCGCCCTGATCGCCAAGATCGCCGACCACACCCCGCGCGCGTACCGGATCGTGCTCCTGTCCGACCACGGACAGAGCCCCGGGGAGACGTTCGCGGGAAAGTACGGGCTCACGCTCAAGGACCTCGTCCGGGCGGGCTGCGGGCTGCCCGTGCCCCGCCGGGCCCAGCGCACCCGCAGCGCCTCCGAGGCCCGTGACGCGGTGCGGATCGCGCTGCACCGCCCCGTCGAGGGCCAGGAGGCCGAGCACCCGGCCAAGCTCTCCGACCCGATCGTGCTGGCCTCCGGCAACCTCGGGCTGATCTCCTTCCCCGACATCGGGGGCCGCGCCTCGCGCGAACAGATCGAGCGCCGCCACCCGGCGCTGCTCTCCACGCTCGCCAACCACCCGGGAGTCGGCTTCCTCCTCGTCCGCTGCGGTGAGCACGGCTCCGTGGTGCTCGGGCCCGGCGGGGCGAAGACGCCCGTCGCCGACCTGACGGACGACGAGGGACCGCTCGCCGGCTTCGGCGTCGGGGCGGCAGCGGCCGTCCAGCGCACCGACACCTTTCCGCACGTCGCCGACATCATGGTCAACTCCATGTACGACCCCGCCACCGGGACCGTGCACGCCTTCGAGGAGCAGGTCGGCTCGCACGGCGGCCTCGGCGGCGAGCAGTCCCGGCCGTTCCTGCTCTGGCCGCGCGGGCTGACGGACCCGCTCGACATCGTGGCCGCCGAGACCGCGGAGGGCGCACCCGTGCCGCCGGGCGGCGGGCTGGTGGGCGCCGAAGCGGTGCACCGGGTGCTGACCCGCTGGCTCCAGGAGTCCTCCGGCCCGCAGGTACCGGTCCGGAGCGAGGGCTTCGGCGGGGCCGGCCTGGCGGACGAGCCGTTTCCGGACGGTGCCCCGGTGCGGGAAGCGCCCGGTACGACGGCCTGA
- a CDS encoding LacI family DNA-binding transcriptional regulator: MTAEVPQPVRPATLEDVAAVAGVSRATVSRVINGATTVDPALRTVVEEAVATTGYVPNRAARSLVTRRTDSVALVVSERERRPMSEPFVGRMFSDPYFGRVVSGLLEVLRPAGIQMVVMLADDEASRGQLLSYLRHGHVDGVVLITTHADDPLPGQLQDTRMPAVLAGRPHRPSPLAYVEVDQHAGARLAADHLAALGRRRIATISGPQDMPAGQVRLTGFLEAVAAHGIDDVTCAEGDFTHLGGAAAMRRLLADRPDLDGVFIASDLMALGALPVLLRAGRDVPSDVAVVGFDDSSAAAACDPPLTTVRQPVEEMAAEMARLLLKQIGEPGGPSPSVLFPPTLVRRQSA; the protein is encoded by the coding sequence ATGACAGCCGAAGTGCCGCAGCCCGTACGCCCCGCGACCTTGGAGGACGTGGCGGCCGTGGCCGGTGTGTCACGGGCGACGGTGTCCCGGGTGATCAACGGGGCGACCACCGTGGACCCCGCCCTGCGCACCGTGGTCGAGGAGGCGGTGGCGACCACCGGCTACGTGCCCAACCGGGCCGCCCGCTCGCTGGTGACGCGGCGCACCGACTCGGTGGCCCTGGTGGTCTCGGAGCGGGAACGGCGGCCGATGTCCGAGCCGTTCGTCGGCCGGATGTTCTCGGACCCGTACTTCGGGCGGGTCGTCAGCGGACTGCTGGAGGTGCTGCGTCCCGCGGGCATCCAGATGGTCGTGATGCTGGCCGACGACGAGGCGTCCCGGGGCCAGTTGCTCTCGTATCTGCGTCACGGCCATGTCGACGGGGTCGTCCTGATCACCACGCATGCCGACGACCCGCTCCCCGGGCAGCTCCAGGACACCAGGATGCCCGCCGTCCTCGCGGGCCGCCCCCACCGTCCGTCCCCGCTGGCCTACGTGGAGGTGGACCAGCACGCCGGGGCGCGGCTGGCGGCCGATCACCTGGCGGCGCTGGGGCGACGGCGCATCGCCACCATCTCGGGGCCCCAGGACATGCCCGCGGGGCAGGTGCGGCTGACCGGTTTCCTGGAGGCCGTCGCCGCCCACGGCATCGACGACGTGACCTGCGCCGAGGGGGACTTCACGCATCTGGGCGGGGCGGCGGCGATGCGGCGGCTGCTGGCGGACCGACCCGACCTCGACGGAGTGTTCATCGCCTCCGACCTGATGGCCCTGGGCGCGCTCCCGGTCCTGCTCCGGGCCGGGCGCGATGTGCCGTCCGACGTGGCGGTGGTCGGCTTCGACGACAGCAGCGCCGCGGCCGCCTGCGACCCGCCCCTGACCACGGTCCGGCAGCCGGTCGAGGAGATGGCGGCGGAGATGGCCCGGCTGCTGCTGAAGCAGATCGGCGAGCCGGGCGGCCCCTCCCCCTCCGTGCTCTTCCCGCCGACGCTGGTACGACGGCAGTCGGCCTGA